A single Populus alba chromosome 7, ASM523922v2, whole genome shotgun sequence DNA region contains:
- the LOC118043524 gene encoding magnesium transporter MRS2-F codes for MATKLKKGMPVVKAWLVISESGQSSIEEIGKHSMMKRTGLPARDLRALDPVLSYPSSILGRERAIVFVQDLQHRIVFGNNNVTSPHQAMDHTGKEMEDAAEVTWGSPSLNTHHSSAKSLSKRRAPTCNFVNMKSQEIEGEGANSTINVSVAAGSKALPFEFKALEACLESACRCLESETRTLEDEAYPALDELTSKISTLNLERVRQIKSRLVALSGRVQKVRDELENLLDDDTDMAEMYLTEKVAARAVDQISTIEEVYDGEREVDDERFLLIPQL; via the exons atggctacaaaattaaagaaaggaaTGCCAGTGGTAAAGGCATGGCTGGTGATATCAGAATCCGGTCAGTCTTCTATCGAGGAAATAGGGAAACACTCGATGATGAAGAGGACTGGATTGCCTGCACGAGATCTGAGAGCACTGGATCCAGTTCTATCGTATCCGTCGTCGATTTTGGGACGAGAGAGGGCTATTGTT TTTGTTCAGGATCTTCAGCATCGTATTGTTTTTGGTAACAATAATGTCACTTCTCCACACCAG GCAATGGATCATACTGGTAAAGAAATGGAGGACGCAGCTGAGGTTACATGGGGTTCACCCTCCTTAAATACACATCATTCTTCAGCAAAAAGCTTAAGCAAGAGGAGAGCTCCAACTtgtaattttgtaaatatgaaaaGTCAGGAAATAGAGGGTGAGGGTGCAAATTCAACAATAAATGTTTCAGTAGCTGCAGGTTCCAAGGCGCTTCCTTTTGAGTTCAAAGCACTTGAAGCTTGCCTTGAATCTGCTTGCAGGTGCCTTGAATCTGAG actCGGACATTGGAGGACGAGGCATATCCTGCTTTGGATGAGCTGACTTCTAAAATTAGCACACTCAATCTTGAACGTGTTAGACAGATAAAAAGTCGTCTTGTTGCTTTATCCGGTCGCGTTCAAAAG GTGAGGGATGAACTTGAAAATCTGCTGGATGATGACACTGATATGGCAGAAATGTATTTGACAGAAAAAGTTGCTGCTCGTGCAGTGGATCAAATTTCTACCATAGAGGAAGTATATGACGGTGAACGAGAAGTAGATGATGAGAGGTTCCTCCTAATCCCACAACTGTGA